A single Aspergillus puulaauensis MK2 DNA, chromosome 7, nearly complete sequence DNA region contains:
- a CDS encoding FAD-dependent oxidoreductase (COG:C;~EggNog:ENOG410PFDH;~InterPro:IPR036188,IPR002938;~PFAM:PF01494,PF13450;~go_function: GO:0071949 - FAD binding [Evidence IEA]) has protein sequence MFSDNSSHISPSSSTSTMGSISGWKRLNVAIVGGGIGGLAASISLRRAGHDVTIYERHDFAGEVGASISCAANGTRWLHEWGVDIEKGDPVLLRKLINRDWKTGEPVSVYDLDDYEERWGYVYNMFHRQYMHSMLKDCALQDEGEGSPVTLLVNHPCKDINLETGIITFDNDTTAQHDLIIGADGIGSVVRRLIGLNPEKKPAPSSCLHANVMTEDAVRLGLVDYSQDSALEYWGGQEGKWDKIVLSPCNGGKLLSYYCFFPRDQGDYTSHTWGGEDLPVEELLAPYPELDEQVRSHLAIGIEVRPWRLWVHQPYPYISRNNVCLLGDAGHPMMPHQSQGACMAIEDAAALGILFNKEHFSGDVAETLRYYQEIRLPRATKVQAASAKAAYNINERIGFSSNTANTKYYKVEDEKKKLTIEEMNGYDMYKDIEELLASKRGIPFMQKFTRGLPFGLKLSNGVTVGESD, from the exons ATGTTCTCAGATAATTCATCACATATCTCACCCtcatcatccacatcaaCCATGGGCTCCATCTCCGGCTGGAAACGCTTAaatgtcgccatcgtcggcggcggtaTAGGCGGTCTCGCCGCCTCTATATCCCTCCGCCGCGCCGGACACGACGTAACTATCTACGAGCGACATGACTTTGCAGGCGAGGTCGGCGCGTCCATCTCCTGTGCGGCGAACGGCACGCGCTGGCTGCATGAGTGGGGAGTCGACATCGAAAAGGGCGACCCCGTCTTACTCCGCAAACTGATCAACCGGGACTGGAAGACCGGGGAGCCTGTTAGTGTATACGACCTGGACGACTATGAGGAGCGATGGGGCTACGTGTACAACATGTTCCATCGGCAGTATATGCATTCCATGCTGAAGGACTGCGCGTTGcaagacgagggcgaggggtCGCCTGTTACGCTGCTAGTGAACCACCCT TGCAAAGACATCAACCTCGAGACAGGCATAATCACATTCGACAACGACACCACCGCCCAGCACGACctcatcatcggcgcagaCGGGATCGGCTCAGTCGTCCGGCGCCTCATCGGCCTAAACcccgagaagaagcccgCGCCGTCAAGCTGTCTCCACGCAAACGTCATGACCGAAGACGCCGTGCGTCTCGGGCTCGTCGACTACTCGCAGGACTCCGCGCTGGAGTACTGGGGCGGCCAAGAAGGCAAATGGGACAAGATCGTGCTGTCGCCGTGTAACGGTGGGAAGCTGCTCTCCTACTACTGCTTCTTCCCGCGAGACCAGGGGGATTATACAAGTCATACCTGGGGTGGCGAGGATCTCCCGGTTGAGGAGTTGTTGGCGCCGTATCCggagctggatgagcaggTGCGTTCGCACTTGGCTATTGGGATTGAGGTCCGGCCGTGGCGGCTTTGGGTGCA CCAGCCGTACCCATATATCAGCCGCAACAATGTCTGCCTGCTAGGCGACGCAGGACACCCG ATGATGCCTCACCAGAGTCAAGGCGCCTGCATGGCGATCGAAGACGCCGCCGCGCTGGGGATCCTGTTCAATAAGGAGCACTTTTCCGGCGACGTTGCAGAGACGCTGCGCTATTACCAGGAGATTCGTCTGCCGCGAGCCACGAAAGTCCAGGCTGCTTCGGCCAAGGCAGCATACAACATTAACGAACGGATTG GTTTCTCGAGCAACACAGCGAACACGAAATACTACAAGGTggaggacgagaagaagaaattgacGATCGAGGAGATGAATGG TTACGACATGTACAAGGATATCGAGGAGCTGCTTGCTTCCAAGAGAGGTATTCCGTTTATGCAGAAGTTTACCAGGGGACTGCCATTTGGGTTGAAGCTGTCGAATGGTGTGACTGTGGGAGAGTCGGACTGA
- a CDS encoding zinc-binding alcohol dehydrogenase family protein (COG:Q;~EggNog:ENOG410PPDH;~InterPro:IPR013154,IPR013149,IPR036291,IPR011032, IPR020843;~PFAM:PF00107,PF08240;~go_function: GO:0016491 - oxidoreductase activity [Evidence IEA];~go_process: GO:0055114 - oxidation-reduction process [Evidence IEA]): MSGTAVQFQLSAPKGQFTEVAVPRPIPGPNEICIRTKAVALNPLDAKQYAHGMLVQSWPAVLGVDASGIVESVGESVQDFQPGDEVFGFCGMGNRSAAFQEVITVNSRYMAKKPASLSFEEAASLPICHITAAAAIAVGLQVPLPHLHPKQEQNHNLNTILVLGGSSAVGAAAIQLLRLALPAATILTTSSKQHHPHLISLGATHCFERSTHENPSIIQAVTPNNSGVDAILDAVGAAAHQPAVFGALDPAGRMLYSEVDTGVRVPVPDGVNGIVVSGQHILGVPGGKEVMSALAGLVESGRYELPVRVEVVGRGFEAIRTGLGMLEGVSGTKLVVSL, translated from the exons ATGTCAGGAACAGCAGTTCAATTCCAACTATCCGCCCCAAAGGGCCAATTCACCGAAGTCGCCGTCCCACGACCGATCCCCGGCCCTAACGAAATATGCATCCGCACCAAAGCAGTGGCTTTGAACCCCCTCGACGCAAAGCAATATGCCCACGGGATGCTCGTGCAATCCTGGCCCGCCGTTCTTGGAGTCGATGCATCCGGCATCGTCGAGTCCGTCGGCGAGTCAGTCCAGGATTTCCAACCCGGGGATGAAGTCTTCGGGTTCTGCGGCATGGGGAATCGATCTGCTGCGTTCCAGGAAGTTATTACCGTCAACTCTCGATATATGGCGAAAAAGCCGGCGAGTCTTAGTTTCGAGGAGGCCGCGTCACTCCC CATCTGCCATAtcaccgcagcagcagcaatagcAGTCGGGTTACAAGTGCCATTACCTCATCTACACCCTAAGCAGGAGCAAAACCACAACTTAAAcaccatcctcgtcctcggcggcAGCTCCGCCGTCGGTGCAGCAgccatccaactcctccgaCTAGCTCTTCCCGCCGCAACAAtcctcaccaccagctccaaaCAACACCATCCGCATCTCATCTCGCTAGGAGCAACGCACTGCTTCGAACGTTCCACGCATGAAAACCCCTCTATCATCCAAGCCGTCACACCAAACAACTCCGGCGTCGACGCAATACTCGACGCCGTGGGCGCCGCGGCACATCAGCCCGCTGTATTCGGCGCGCTGGACCCTGCCGGGCGGATGTTATATTCCGAGGTTGACACCGGGGTCCGAGTTCCGGTTCCAGATGGAGTTAACGGGATTGTTGTTTCGGGTCAGCATATTCTTGGTGTTCCTGGCGGGAAGGAGGTTATGTCGGCGCTTGCTGGATTGGTAGAGTCGGGACGGTATGAGCTTCCGGTgagggttgaggttgttgggaggGGGTTTGAGGCGATTAGGACTGGGTTGGGGATGTTGGAGGGTGTTAGTGGGACGAAGCTTGTTGTTAGTTTGTAG
- a CDS encoding fungal specific transcription factor domain-containing protein (COG:S;~EggNog:ENOG410PUSJ;~InterPro:IPR001138,IPR036864;~go_function: GO:0000981 - DNA-binding transcription factor activity, RNA polymerase II-specific [Evidence IEA];~go_function: GO:0008270 - zinc ion binding [Evidence IEA];~go_process: GO:0006355 - regulation of transcription, DNA-templated [Evidence IEA]): MTARVKTCETCATGKIRCLRSPGAAICDRCARLNKPCYFRPSRVRQTAPKKETRLESLERRIDRLLGQPSQSHASPEETTGDAIGKDILSLDDAAALLDYYLQYMMPHFPFVALPERTTVGELREQKPFLFLAILSVSVMDDRALKRALDDEVKTATAERTVLLDKPASLETVQGLLVVLAWSQHQASRRSGPQNFSTYLHLAIGVVVDLELDRPVEVRKSTARMNVHETRSEPRPPAVLKAEKRAVLGCSLLSSCFGIITQRKVTLPWNAHMERFAIELAQDPDHDSDQAIMHLVRLQHIFEEMDKISTEPDSLDTSMSGPAFQRTFRTFKSQLQDYANQVSQQVAGSNFLLSSQLHTVSLYLCQVSLFDRMPTSSQLPSTFRAEILGHGLIAAKAFFDSLTLLPMGTERRMSYSEWLQSGFSLILACKLSLMAVSDETLRANHPQIQSLCNDLDMPQVLRMCVVRQQSQQSRSEACRTGFDYTGWLQYVEEWFGRHYHGYTSRQGAGSVDAASEVPDTSAASRTGPGTVAGIPAPANPNTIPVNYPPPAPAPAPFGMNDVSSGLDLPVTDDMLPWTSFPELMIAENPLFGWMDLGLMPM; the protein is encoded by the exons ATGACTGCCCGCGTCAAAACGTGCGAGACCTGCGCTACAGGCAAGATCCGCTGCTTGCGGTCGCCTGGGGCCGCCATCTGCGACCG CTGCGCCAGACTGAATAAACCGTGCTACTTCCGGCCCTCCCGAGTGCGGCAGACTGCGCCTAAAAAAGAGAC GCGCCTCGAGTCTCTGGAGAGAAGAATAGACCGGCTGCTGGGACAGCCATCGCAAAGTCATGCCTCTCCTGAGGAAACTACCGGAGATGCCATTGGCAAGGACATCCTCTCGCTGGACGACGCTGCGGCCTTGCTTGACTACTACCTGCAGTACATGATGCCGCACTTCCCCTTCGTTGCTCTCCCTGAGCGAACGACAGTCGGAGAGCTCCGCGAGCAGAAAccgttcctgttcctggccatTCTGTCCGTATCTGTGATGGACGATCGGGCCCTGAAGCGAGCCCTAGACGACGAGGTGAAGACTGCCACGGCCGAGAGAACGGTGCTGCTGGACAAGCCGGCATCTCTGGAAACAGTGCAGGGTCTCCTAGTCGTCCTCGCATG GTCCCAGCACCAGGCCTCACGGCGAAGTGGCCCGCAGAATTTCTCCACGTACCTCCACCTCGCCATCGGGGTCGTGGTCGACCTGGAGCTTGATCGCCCGGTTGAAGTGCGTAAATCAACTGCCCGCATGAACGTCCACGAAACACGCAGCGAGCCACGTCCTCCTGCTGTGTTGAAAGCCGAAAAGAGGGCTGTTCTTGGgtgttctcttctctcttcatG TTTCGGGATCATCACGCAGAGAAAGGTCACTCTGCCGTGGAATGCCCATATGGAACGCTTCGCTATTGAGCTGGCGCAGGATCCAGACCACGACAGTGACCAGGCCATCATGCACCTGGTCCGCCTGCAGCACATcttcgaggagatggacaagATATCCACAGAACCAGACTCGCTGGACACGAGCATGTCTGGCCCAGCCTTCCAGCGCACATTCAGAACCTTCAAATCACAACTGCAGGACTATGCAAACCAAGTTTCCCAGCAAGTAGCAGGCAGCAACT TCCTCCTCTCATCCCAACTCCACACCGTCAGTCTCTATCTCTGCCAAGTCAGCCTCTTCGACAGAATGcccacctcctcccagctCCCCTCAACCTTCCGCGCAGAGATCCTCGGCCACGGCCTGATCGCCGCAAAAGCCTTCTTCGATTCCCTCACCCTGCTGCCCATGGGCACAGAGCGCCGCATGAGCTACTCCGAATGGCTCCAGTCCGGCTTCAGCCTGATCCTCGCCTGCAAACTATCACTCATGGCCGTCTCCGATGAAACCCTTCGCGCCAACCACCCACAAATCCAGTCCCTCTGCAATGATCTGGACATGCCCCAGGTGCTGCGGATGTGCGTCGTGCGTCAGCAGTCACAGCAGTCGCGCTCAGAGGCCTGCAGGACCGGATTCGATTACACGGGGTGGCTGCAGTACGTCGAGGAGTGGTTTGGACGGCATTACCACGGATACACCTCTCGACAGGGGGCAGGTTCTGTTGACGCGGCGTCTGAAGTACCTGATACAAGCGCTGCATCCCGAACTGGTCCTGGAACTGTCGCCGGCATCCCTGCACCAGCAAATCCTAATACCATCCCCGTTAATTACCCGCCAccggcgccagcgccagcgccattCGGCATGAACGATGTGTCCAGTGGGCTGGATCTTCCCGTGACAGACGATATGCTGCCCTGGACTTCGTTTCCGGAGCTTATGATTGCTGAGAATCCGCTGTTCGGATGGATGGATCTCGGTCTTATGCCCATGTAA
- a CDS encoding RTA1 domain-containing protein (COG:S;~EggNog:ENOG410PJXJ;~InterPro:IPR007568;~PFAM:PF04479;~TransMembrane:7 (o23-43i50-71o83-106i126-151o163-189i221-239o259-283i);~go_component: GO:0016021 - integral component of membrane [Evidence IEA]), with the protein MNPEDCTLATCSLEDAYMHYQPSIPGCSVYIALYGLLLAIQAIQCPIYRMWGFSGSMVIGLTLDIIGYVARILFHGDPFNFDYFLMNLICLSLAPIFYCAALYFLLGRVVTVYRGEDISRLRPRNYAIVFVSCDVVALVLQGAGGAITSIAPADDPGLRDTGVNIMIAGLAFQLATLTLFISFSVEFVYRLFRRERRTSVQDGESSKDEYAAIRARKCWKAFILALVLATVTVYIRSIYRVVELKGGFDSAVANDEVAFMVLEGAMVSITCICLTVMHPGMALRTRRSKTESM; encoded by the exons ATGAATCCCGAGGACTGCACACTCGCGACCTGCTCCCTCGAGGATGCGTACATGCACTACCAGCCTTCAATCCCCGGCTGCAGCGTCTACATCGCCCTCTAcggtcttcttctcgccatcCAAGCCATTCAATGTCCGATATATCGCATGTGGGGATTCTCAGGGTCGATGGTTATCGGCCTCACCCTGGACATTATCGGCTACGTCGCGCGCATTCTGTTCCACGGCGATCCCTTCAACTTTGACTATTTCCTAAT GAACCTCATCTGCCTCAGCCTCGCTCCTATTTTCTACTGCGCCGCCCTGTATTTCCTGCTAGGCCGTGTTGTGACTGTCTACCGTGGAGAGGACATCTCTCGTCTCCGACCCCGGAACTATGCTATCGTCTTTGTCTCGTGTGATGTGGTCGCTCTGGTCCTGCAGGGTGCTGGCGGTGCTATTACATCTATCGCGCCTGCTGATGATCCTGGCCTTAGAGACACCGGCGTCAACATCATGATTGCCGGGTTGGCGTTCCAGCTCGCCACGCTGACTCTGTTTATCTCGTTTTCTGTCGAGTTTGTCTATCGCTTATTCCGACGTGAACGGAGGACATCAGTGCAGGATGGTGAGTCTAGCAAGGATGAATACGCTGCTATTCGGGCGAGGAAGTGCTGGAAGGCCTTCATATTGG CCCTGGTTCTGGCGACGGTCACCGTTTATATCCGGTCCATCTATCGTGTTGTGGAGCTGAAGGGCGGCTTTGATAGCGCGGTCGCCAACGATGAAGTCGCGTTTATGGTGTTGGAAGGCGCCATGGTCTCGATTACGTGCATTTGCTTGACGGTCATGCATCCAGGGATGGCTTTGCGGACGCGTCGGAGCAAAACTGAATCGATGTAG
- a CDS encoding threonine aldolase family protein (COG:E;~EggNog:ENOG410PURD;~InterPro:IPR015424,IPR015422,IPR015421,IPR001597;~PFAM:PF01212;~go_function: GO:0003824 - catalytic activity [Evidence IEA];~go_function: GO:0016829 - lyase activity [Evidence IEA];~go_process: GO:0006520 - cellular amino acid metabolic process [Evidence IEA]): MIAKISDPYSFLDDYSEGAHPSLLEALLRTNATQQTGYGSDEYTRDAKELLFSQLETSEDEVAIHFVPSGTAANLISIASCLRPYEAVLAVQTGHIIDKEAGAIEATGHKIIPVPGVRGKMTPENLETVLGQNTFFPHMAKPRLVYISNATEVGTIYSKRELRRLSETCRRRDLLLLVDGARLGVALTAETNDVTLRDMVDYTDIFWIGGTKMGALLGEAIVVRRTLAEGFEFHMKQRGALLGKSRIMGVQFRELFQDGLYFELARHANGMARRIAAQFVRKGWQLAAETETNQVFVVVPNEMLPLLEERIRFYAWERRTDTTVIRIVTSWATQEEQVDRLCGWIAL, translated from the coding sequence ATGATTGCAAAAATCTCCGACCCCTACAGTTTCCTAGACGACTACAGCGAGGGCGCTCACCCGAGCCTGCTGGAAGCCCTCCTGCGCACCAATGCCACCCAACAGACCGGCTATGGCAGCGACGAGTATACGCGAGACGCCAAAGAGCTGCTCTTCTCACAATTAGAAACCTCAGAAGACGAGGTCGCCATCCATTTCGTCCCCAGCGGGACGGCAGCGAATCTGATCTCAATTGCCAGCTGTCTCCGGCCGTACGAGGCTGTTCTGGCCGTGCAGACCGGACACATTATTGACAAAGAGGCCGGGGCGATTGAAGCTACAGGACACAAGATTATCCCTGTCCCTGGGGTGAGGGGCAAGATGACGccggagaatctggagacgGTGCTGGGGCAGAATACTTTCTTTCCTCATATGGCGAAGCCGAGGCTGGTTTACATTTCCAATGCGACGGAGGTTGGGACGATATATTCGAAGCGAGAACTCAGAAGATTGTCTGAGACGTGTCGACGGCGagatctgctgctgctggtggacGGGGCGAGACTGGGGGTTGCATTGACGGCGGAGACGAACGATGTGACACTGCGCGACATGGTGGACTACACGGATATCTTCTGGATAGGAGGGACCAAGATGGGAGCTCTACTGGGCGAGGCGATTGTTGTGCGACGCACGCTGGCGGAAGGGTTCGAGTTCCACATGAAGCAGCGAGGAGCGCTACTGGGCAAGTCGCGGATTATGGGCGTGCAGTTCCGCGAGTTATTCCAGGATGGACTGTATTTCGAGCTGGCTCGACATGCAAATGGGATGGCGAGGCGGATAGCAGCCCAGTTTGTGCGCAAGGGGTGGCAGCTGGCGGCGGAGACAGAGACAAACCAGGTGTTTGTGGTTGTACCGAACGAGATGCTGCCATTATTAGAAGAGAGAATCCGGTTCTATGCGTGGGAACGGAGGACAGACACGACAGTGATCCGCATAGTGACTTCGTGGGCGacgcaggaggagcaggtcgACCGGTTGTGTGGCTGGATTGCCCTCTAA
- a CDS encoding transcription factor domain-containing protein (COG:S;~EggNog:ENOG410PNA2;~InterPro:IPR036864,IPR007219,IPR001138;~PFAM:PF00172,PF04082;~TransMembrane:1 (o385-407i);~antiSMASH:Cluster_7.2;~go_function: GO:0000981 - DNA-binding transcription factor activity, RNA polymerase II-specific [Evidence IEA];~go_function: GO:0003677 - DNA binding [Evidence IEA];~go_function: GO:0008270 - zinc ion binding [Evidence IEA];~go_process: GO:0006351 - transcription, DNA-templated [Evidence IEA];~go_process: GO:0006355 - regulation of transcription, DNA-templated [Evidence IEA]) translates to MRLSISCDHCRQSKVKCVHDGHPPCRRCLRLNRAPCLLTDPRSPSTPSSSRRARPSTARTRVDPPRDDPPQDDPTVSPASATSPTSLPPSTLIAACDLYRKKFPVVNFLHYPSLIADLSRDVSSVEPIFLAALLSLCARFMTQTHPNLAPSESYAQYARAQLAHRAFESPSLPLAQSLVMISLYEWGSGRPYRAWMYSGMATYMIQSLLKSADDHMEHAPEKFQAQSQSQTQIAYEQLVRTYWCCFAQDCELSSGARQHFALSFRQISVPLPIGDSDFNFGRLTRRLTPRDIQGVGGGDIGGVGTGEGLRLGIEHGLTIVTRGFDIFVRILRFANESRRDRDRARGVLHSSGSAWMALKEELDEWRALQDVIVRYPETSAHAHVALGYGELFAYINLVYFMSILFLYRDRFLATPKVHSDEDADETIDRLFSTAQHIGAILSSLESCATPVITPYAGFSVFVAAHINMYGTVSPMRYPGGLERAEQEKKSNFEYLERLCGFWDVGTSWWQTLQEANRFYESARSQQGLGQDHLTLAGTFDEYGDIRISRPDPTASQGRTTPVQNTASIPIDADHAGSYDLEAEMMQWPFLDETWSVGFATGFETTWPGLG, encoded by the exons ATGCGCCTGTCCATCTCCTGCGACCACTGCAGGCAGTCCAAGGTCAAGTGCGTGCACGATGGCCATCCTCCCTGTCGTCGCTGCCTGCGTCTCAACCGCGCTCCCTGCCTGCTCACTGACCCTCGCTCGCCTTCGACTCCTTCGTCCTCACGCAGAGCTCGTCCTTCCACTGCCAGAACACGAGTTGATCCCCCGCGAGACGATCCCCCACAAGATGATCCCACGGTGAGTCCAGCAAGTGCGACAAGTCCAACCAGCCTCCCCCCCTCGACGCTCATCGCCGCCTGCGACCTCTACCGCAAGAAATTCCCCGTCGTCAACTTCCTGCACTATCCCTCGTTAATCGCCGACCTCTCGCGCGATGTCTCCTCCGTCGAGcccatcttcctcgccgccctcctctccctctgcgCCCGCTTCATGACACAAACACACCCCAACCTCGCCCCCTCCGAATCCTACGCCCAATACGCCCGCGCCCAGCTCGCCCATCGCGCATTCGAgtccccctccctccccctcgcCCAGTCCCTCGTCATGATCTCGCTGTACGAATGGGGCTCCGGCCGCCCCTACCGCGCCTGGATGTACAGCGGCATGGCAACGTACATGATCCAGAGCCTGCTGAAGAGCGCAGACGACCATATGGAGCATGCGCCCGAGAAATTCCAAgcccagagccagagccagacgcAGATCGCGTACGAGCAGCTGGTGCGCACGTACTGGTGCTGCTTTGCGCAGGACTGCGAGCTGAGTTCCGGGGCGAGACAGCACTTTGCGCTCTCGTTTCGCCAGATTTCGGTGCCGTTGCCGATTGGGGATTCGGATTTTAATTTTGGTCGTCTTACGAGGAGGCTTACCCCGAGGGATATTCagggtgttggtggtggtgatattggtggtgttgggacGGgtgaggggttgaggttggggaTTGAGCATGGGTTGACGATTGTTACGCGGGGGTTTGATATCTTCGTGAGGATCTTGCGCTTTGCGAATGAGAGTCGGCGGGATCGCGATCGGGCGAGGGGTGTGCTGCATTCGTCGGGGTCTGCTTGGATggcgctgaaggaggagctggatgagtGGAGGGCGCTGCAGGATGTTATTGTGCGGTATCCGGAGACGAGTGCGCATGCCCATGTCGCGCTTGGATATGGGGAGCTGTTTGCGTATATTAATCTGGTCTACTTTATGAG tattctcttcctctatCGCGACCGGTTTCTTGCTACTCCGAAAGTCCacagcgatgaggatgcagaCGAGACCATCGATCGCCTCTTTTCTACCGCCCAGCATATCGGAGCTATCCTGTCTTCGTTGGAGAGCTGTGCCACGCCTGTCATCACCCCGTATGCCGGATTCAGCGTCTTCGTTGCGGCCCATATCAACATGTACGGGACGGTGTCTCCCATGCGCTATCCTGGTGGTCTGGAGCGCGCagagcaagaaaagaaatcgaATTTCGAATATCTGGAACGATTGTGCGGGTTCTGGGATGTAGGGACTAGCTGG TGGCAAACCTTGCAAGAAGCGAATCGGTTCTACGAGAGCGCCCGCTCTCAACAAGGCCTGGGTCAAGACCATCTTACCCTGGCAGGGACATTCGACGAATACGGTGACATTCGCATCTCGCGACCGGACCCGACTGCATCCCAGGGCCGGACGACGCCTGTCCAGAATACGGCGTCGATCCCGATAGACGCTGACCATGCAGGATCCTACGATCTGGAAGCGGAAATGATGCAGTGGCCATTCCTGGATGAGACCTGGTCTGTTGGGTTCGCTACGGGATTTGAGACTACGTGGCCGGGCTTGGGATGA
- a CDS encoding uncharacterized protein (antiSMASH:Cluster_7.2) codes for MSNTLPNPTTQPSPTKPIQMAISTPSSKEEPLYLAVIRYYTRQPGGSDRWSIFIRTTESENGPLGLEYKIKDTGEKYMTYIAPKDGSKLGNIPHSMYVVRAITNDEAKAVREVAEREPRISSADGENRATERWTFSVVTELMKWGIAKPSDVEEVESMMATRLDHGGVR; via the coding sequence ATGTCTAACACActtcccaacccaaccacccagccatcgccaacaaAACCAATCCAAATGGCAATCTcaacccccagcagcaaaGAAGAACCCCTCTACCTCGCCGTGATCCGCTACTACACACGACAACCCGGCGGCTCCGACCGGTggtccatcttcatccgcaCCACCGAAAGCGAAAACGGGCCCCTGGGTCTGGAATACAAAATCAAAGACACGGGCGAGAAATACATGACATACATCGCACCCAAGGACGGATCAAAACTAGGCAACATCCCACACTCGATGTACGTGGTCCGCGCTATAACCAACGACGAGGCCAAGGCTGTACGCGAGGTCGCAGAGCGCGAGCCACGCATTTCGAGCGCGGACGGCGAGAACAGGGCCACGGAGCGGTGGACGTTCAGTGTTGTCACGGAACTCATGAAGTGGGGGATAGCGAAGCCGTCtgatgtcgaggaggtggagTCCATGATGGCTACCAGGCTGGATCATGGGGGTGTTCGGTAG